TGTTGCATTCCGCGGTGGTGATGGAAAAGCGCAACGCGCTCAAGGTCTGGACCATCCTGCTGTCGATTTTGACCTTCTCGCTGTCGCTGCTCGGCACCTTCCTGGTGCGCTCGGGCGTGCTGACGTCGGTGCATGCGTTCGCGACCGACCCGGCGCGCGGCGTCTTCATCCTGCTGATCCTCTGCCTGTTTATCGGCGGCAGCCTTTCGCTCTATGCCTGGCGGGCGTCGGCGCTGAAGCAGGGCGGCTTGTTCGCGCCGATCTCGCGCGAGGGCGCGCTGGTGCTCAACAACCTGTTCCTGACCAGCGCCTGCGCCACCGTGTTCATCGGAACGCTGTATCCGCTGGCGCTGGAAGTCCTGACCGGCGACAAGATTTCGGTCGGCGCGCCGTTCTTCAACCTGACCTTCGGGCCGCTGTTCCTGCCGCTGATGGTCGCAGTGCCGTTTGGGCCGCTGCTGGCCTGGAAGCGCGGCGATCTGCTGGGCGCGGCACAGCGCCTGACCGCCGCGGGGATCGCGGCGCTGATCGCGATCGCGGTGCTGTGGGCGTGGAGCCGTGGCGGCAGCGCTTTCGCGCCGCTCGCGATCGGGCTTGCGGTCTTCGTCATCGCGGGCGCGCTGAGCGAGCTTGCCGAGCGATCCGGCCTGTTCCGCGTGCCGCTTGGCATCGCGATGCGGCGCGCGCGCGGATTGCCACGCGCCACCTGGGGGACGGCGTTCGCCCATGCCGGCGTCGGCGTCGCCCTGATCGGGATTGTCTGCGAAACCACGTGGAACAGCGAATATATCGGAACCATGAAGCCCGACGACGTCGCCAAGATCGCCGGCTACGAATTGAAACTCGACGGCGTGACGCAGCGGCAGGGGCCGAATTTTCGCGAAATGCTGGCGCAGTTCACGGTCCGTCTCGATGGCGAGCGATTGAGCGCCATGACCCCGTCGAAGCGCAGTTTCACCACCAGGGGATCTTCGACCACCGAGGCCGCGTTGCTGACGCGCGGCGCCAGCCAGCTCTATATCTCGCTTGGCGAGACCAACGCCGACGGCGCGATCGCGGTGCGGATCTATCACAAGCCGCTGGTCCTCTTTATCTGGTGGGGTCCGGTGCTGATGGCGTTCGGCGGCCTGCTGTCGCTGTCGGACCGGCGCTTGCGGGTCGGCGCGCCGAAGCCGGCGAAGGCGCTGCGCGGATTGCAGGCGGCGGAATAGGCTCGTTCCTCATCCTGAGGAGCCGCGTAGCGGCGTCTCGAAGGATGAGATTGTTATGGCGCCATCCTTCGAGACGCATCCTTCGGATGCTCCTCAGGATGAGGGGAGAGGCCCGGTGCGGAAGCTGATTGCTGTTTCGATCATCGTGTTTACGGCGTTTGCCGCTTCGAGCGTGCGCGCCGTGCAGCCCGACGAGATCATGTCCGATCCGGCCAAGGAATTGCGGGCGCGGGATTTGTCGCGCGAACTGCGCTGCATGGTGTGCCAGAACCAGTCGATCGACGATTCCGATGCGCCGCTGGCGCGCGACTTGCGCCTCCTGGTGCGGGAGCGGATCGCCTCCGGCGACAGCGACAGCCAGGTGATCGATTTCCTGGTGGCGCGCTACGGCGAGTTCGTGCTGCTGAAACCCCGGCTCAAGCCCCACACCCTGTTGTTGTGGTTGTTGCCGCCCTTGGCGCTCGCCGCCGGCGGCTTTGCATTGTGGGCCAACAGCCGGCGCCGTGCGAAATCCGCGCCGGCGGAAGACGACCCGCTGTTCAAGCTGACGGCGGACGAAGAGGCCCGGCTGTCGGCGCTGATCCCGCGTGAAACGCCGCCGGAGAAATCGATCTAGCTCCGTATTGCCACGGGCCTTGCTGCGGACCTGTCGCTGGTAATGCGACCGATTTGCAGTCCGGCCGCGTTGGCGGACGGCTCAACGCCGGCCGCAGGATCGGGCCTTCATGTAATCTTGACCTTTCTCTGAAAATTTCGTCGCGCGTCCCCTCAAGTCCTCCCGGCCGAGCGCACCGATGTTTGCCAACAGCAATTTGACCATCCGCTTCCTGATCGGAGCCGTCGTGGCGGCTCTCCTGCTGTTGCTGGCCATCGGCGGCGGCACGGGGTTTGTCGCCGTGCTCTACCTGAACAATCAGATCACCAGTCTGTCCGCCGAATTCGGCGCGCTGAGCGGTCCGGCCCGCGAGCATGCGTTGCAGATCTATCAGCAGGCCCAGACCGCGTTTTCGTATTTCCTGATGGCTTGCGTGGCCATTGCGGTCGTCGCTTCCGCAGTCTGCCTGACCACCTATTTTGCGGTTCGCAACGGCATCATCGGGCCGCTGGCCGCCATCGTGCACGCGATGCGCCAGGTCGCCGACCAGAAATTCGAAACCCCGATCCCAGGCCTGGGCCGTGCCAACGAGATCGGCCTGCTTGCCGGCACCCTGGAGGTCTTCAAGACCACCGGCATCGAGCGGCAGCGGCTGACTGAGCACGAATTGCAGGAAGCGCAGCGTCAGGGCGAACGTTCGCGATATCTCGACAGGAAGATCCGGGACTTCAACGACCTCGTCGCCAATGTCGTCGGCAGCGTGGCTTCGTCGGCGGTGCGCTTGAAAAGCAATGCGGAAACCCTGTCGCAGGCCGCCAACGAAACCAGCACCAAGGCCAGTGCCGTTGCAAGCGCCGCGAGCCAGGCCAGCACCAGCGTGCAGACGGTCGCCAGTTCGGCCGAGGAGATGACGACGTCGATCGGCACCATCAGCCGGCGCGTGACCGACGCCACGCAGCGTGCCGAGGGGGCGGCTGCCCAGGCGCGCAAGAGCGGCGACACCATTCACGCGCTGTCGGAAGCGGCCGAAAGGATCGGCGCCGTGGTGCAGCTGGTTCAGGCGATCGCCTCCCAGACCAACCTGCTGGCGCTCAACGCCACGATCGAAGCGGCGCGGGCGGGCGAGGCGGGCAAAGGCTTCGCGGTGGTCGCCTCGGAGGTGAAGAATCTCGCCCACCAGACCAGCCAGGCTACCGGTGAAATCTCCACCCATGTCGCGAGCATTCAGGGCATCACCGGTGAGACGCGCGAGGCGATGGCGGAGATCTCCAACATCATCGCGGAAATCAGCGCGATCATGTCCGGCATCGAAGTCGACACCGCGCAACAGCGAACCGCGACGCTGGAAATTTCGAAGAGTGTCCAGGACGCTGCGCGGGGCACGCTGGACGTCTCCAATCATATCGCCCAGATCACCTCGACGTCGTCTGAAACCGGACGTCTGGCAAGCGATGCCAGAGACTCGGCTGTCGATCTGTCGCAGCAGGCCGAAACCCTGAAACGGGAAATCGACGGCTTCATCCTGAGCGTCAGGGCGACCTGACCCCAAGGCGACCTGACCCCGGTCGAGCGGTCGGCCACCGGCGGAACCGGCGGCAGCATCCGGGAACAGCCCGGCGACGGCCGATTTCGCGCTGCGGCAAGCCCTTTTCCGCGTGCGATAATCCGCCGCATCGCCCCCCGGCATCATTACAAAAGTTTAATTCCCCCGCCAGCGCGCGGTAAGGCGGAAACTCCCATCTTGAAGCCTGTAAGGTGCTCGCCCCCGGCACCGTCGAAACAGGCTCTGGAGATTTCCTACATGACCGAACGTCCCACCGATTTCTCGTCGCTCCCGTCCTTCCGGCAGCCCCGCCATCAGCTGTTTTCCGCCCGCAAATTTGCCCTGATGGCTTCGGTCGTGGCCGGCCTCGGCATTGCCGTCTACGGCTTCGGCCCGTCGCACGGCCCGGTCGATGTCTTCACCAGCACCGCCCATGCCCAGGTCAACAGCGACCTCAGCAGGGTGCAGAAGCCGGTCGGCTTTGCCGACATCGTCGAGCGCGTCAAACCGTCGGTCATTTCGGTGAAGATCAATATCAACGAGAAGGTCGCCAAGGACGACAGCGCCGGCAAGGATGACGAATCGCCGTTCCAGCCGGGCTCGCCGATGGAGCGCTTCTTCAAGCGCTTCGGCGGTCCCGATGGCTTGCCTCCGGGCCTGCGCGGCGGACCCCGCGGCGGCCGTGGCCCGGTGACGGGTCAGGGTTCGGGCTTCTTCATCTCGGCCGACGGCTATGCCGTGACCAATAATCACGTCGTCGACGGCGCCGACAAGGTCGAGGTCACGACCGACGACGGCAAGACCTACACCGCGAAGGTGATCGGAACCGATCCCCGCACCGACGTCGCGCTGATCAAGGTCGCGGGCCGCACCGATTTCCCGTTCGCCAAGCTTTCCGACGGCAAGCCGCGGATCGGCGACTGGGTGCTCGCGGTCGGCAATCCGTTCGGCCTCGGCGGCACCGTGACGGCCGGCATCGTTTCGGCCAGCGGCCGCGACATCGGCAACGGCCCCTATGACGATTTCATCCAGATCGACGCGCCCGTGAACAAGGGCAACTCCGGCGGCCCGGCCTTCAACACCGAAGGCGAAGTGATGGGCGTCAACACCGCGATCTATTCGCCGTCCGGCGGCAGCGTCGGCATCGCGTTCTCGATCCCGGCTTCGACCGTGAAGAGCGTAATCAACCAGCTGAAGGACAAGGGCTCGGTGAGCCGTGGCTGGATCGGCGTCCAGATCCAGCCGGTGACGGCTGACATCGCCGACAGCCTCGGCCTCAAAAAGGCCGAAGGCGCGCTGGTCGCGGAACCGCAGGCCAATGGTCCGGCGGCCAAGGCCGGCATCGAATCCGGCGACGTGATCACGGCGGTCAATGGCGAACCGGTCAAGGATGCCCGCGAACTCGCCCGCACCATCGGCGGTCTGGCGCCCGGCAATGCGGTGAAGCTCAACGTGCTGCACAAGGGCCAGGAAAAGGTCATCAACCTGACGCTCGGCCAGCTGCCGAATACGATCGAAGCCAAGGCTGATACCGACAAGGGCGGCAAGGATGGCGCCACCCGCGGCACCGACGTGCCGAAGCTCGGCCTGACGCTCGCGCCCGCCAACAGCGTGGCCGGCGCCGGCAAGGATGGCGTCGTGGTGACCGAAGTCGACCCGAAGAGCCCGGCGGCGGAGCGTGGCTTCAAGGAAGGCGACGTGATTCTCGAAGTCGCCGGCAAGACCGTCACCAATGCCGCAGACGTGCGCGAGGCGATCAACGCCGCGCGCAGCGACAACAAGAACAGCGTCCTGATGCGCATCAAGACCGGTGGATCGTCGCGCTTCGTCGCGGTGCCCCTGGCGAAAGGCTGAGCATCGCGCGTTTGCGAGCATGATCCGGAAAAGTGGCAACCGGTTTTTCGAAAAGATCATGCTCAAACAAGGAGATGAGATCACGATCCGATCTTTTGGATCATGATCGAGGAGATGGAGGGTGTCGCCGGCATAGTCGCCCCCGCCGACGGCTCTTTCCGGGGGGCGGGCCACAAAGCCCGCTCCCTTCGAGTACCTTCCGGTGGAATACGCCCCCCTCCGTCGGAAGGGCCTAAGGGCGGTGAAGTCCCCCAGCTTCACCGCCCGCTTTTTTCACGGAATCGCGAGGCAACGGGTTGCCTTGCATGAGGATGCTGGCCGCGCCATGGTGACAGAAAGCTCGACTTCCCTGACCGCTCCCGATCGCCACATGCGCCTTTTGATCATCGAAGACGACCGCGAATCCGCCGACTATCTGGTCAAGGCGTTTCGCGAAGTCGGCCACGTCGCCGATCTCGCCGGCGATGGCGAGGAAGGGCTGACGCTTGCCGAATCCGGCGATTACGACGTGCTGGTGGTCGACCGCATGCTGCCGAAGCGCGACGGCCTGTCGCTGATCGGGAGCCTGCGCGAAAAGGGCGACCGCACGCCGGTGCTGATCCTCTCGGCGCTCGGGCAGGTCGACGACCGCATCAAGGGCCTGCGCGCCGGCGGCGACGATTATCTGCCGAAACCCTATGCCTTCGCCGAGCTGCTGGCGCGGGTCGAGGTGCTGTCGCGCCGCCATGGCGGCCCGGCCGAGGAGACCACCTACAAGGTCGGCGACCTCGAGCTCGACCGGCTTTCGCATCGCGTTGCCCGCGGCAAGGACGAACTGACGCTGCAGCCGCGCGAGTTCCGGCTGCTGGAATACCTGATGAAGCATGCCGGGCAGGTGGTGACGCGGACCATGCTCCTGGAAAACGTCTGGGACTATCATTTCGATCCGCAGACCAACGTCATCGACGTGCATATTTCGCGGCTGCGTTCCAAGATCGACAAGGGTTTTGACCGGCCGCTGCTTCATACGATCCGCGGCGCGGGATACATGATCCGTGACGGCATTCGGTAAGCTGATCCGCACCACCGCGTTCCGGTTGACGCTGGTCTACCTGTTGCTGTTTGCGCTGTTTGCCGCGTCGCTGCTGGGCTATTTCGCCTGGAATACCCGCCGGCTGATCACCGAGCAGATCACCACCACCGTGAATGCGGAAATCGGCGAGATCAGCGACATCTATGCGCGGCGCGGGCTGCGCGGGCTGGTGTTCACGATCGAGAACCGGGCGCTGCGGCCCGGCGCCAATCTCTACCTCGTGACCACGCCGGCGGGGGTGGCGGTCGCCGGCAATGTCGGCTCGCTGGCTCCGGGCGTGATGGCGAGCCTGGGCTGGTCGGAGACCGCCTACCGGCGGCTCGACGAGCAGAATACCCGTGACCATCGCGCGCTGGTGCGCGTCACCGAACTCTCCAGCGGTTTCCGGCTCCTGATCGGGCGCGATCTGGAGGAGCGGCGGCGGCTGTTCGGCATCGTCGCCAAGGCCGCACAATGGTCGCTGCTGGTCGTCATCGTGCTCGGCATCGGCGGCGGCATCTTCGTCGCGCGGCGGGTGCTGCGGCGCATCGACGCCATGACCGGCACCACCCGGCGCATCATGGCGGGCGATCTGAGCGGGCGGCTGCCGGTCGGGCGCAGCGGCGACGAACTCGACCGGCTGGCGGAAAACCTCAACGCCATGCTGGAGCGGATCGAGGCCCTGATGACGGGGCTGAAGGAAGTTTCCGACAACATCGCCCACGACCTCAAGACGCCGCTGACGCGGCTGCGCAATCGCGCCGAGGAGGCGCTGGCGAAGTCGGGCAGCGAGGCCGAATACCGCAGCGCGCTGGAGCGAACCATCGAGGAATCCGACGGCCTGATCCGGACCTTCAATGCGCTGTTGATGATCGCGCGCGCCGAATCCGGGCAGGCGCGCGGCAACATGGATGATTTCGACGCCGCCGACGTCGCCAGGGGCATTCAGGAACTCTATGAACCGCTGGCGGAAGACGACGGCATGACCCTGCGCGTCAAGACCTCGCCCGCGCTCGTTCACGGCAACCGCGAATTGATCAGCCAAGCGCTGGCCAATCTGGTGGAGAACGCGATCAAATACGGCAAGCCGCTGTCCTCGATTCTGCCGCTGAGCGCCGGCGCGGGCGCCGCGGCCGCCGGCAGTGAGATCGTGATCGAGGCGCGGCGCGACGGCGCTTCCGTGCTGCTCAGTGTCACCGACCATGGGCCGGGGATACCGGAAGCCGACCGCAGCCATGCGGTGGAACGCTTTGTCCGGCTCGAGGCCAGCCGCACCCAGCCCGGCTCCGGCCTCGGCCTCAGCCTGGCGTCGGCGGTGGCGACGCTGCATGGCGGCGAGCTCCGGCTCGGCGACGCCCATCCCGGACTGTCGGCGACACTGGCGATCCCGGCCAGGGCCGGCGTCGGTGACAGGCTTGCGGCTCAAACGCCGGATGTGCCACAGAAGGTGGCATGACCTCATCCGCGAAGGGCGACGCGGACCAACAGAGTCTGGCCGCGCGGTTTGTGGACGGACCGCATGTGTCCGCTCCCGATATAGCCGAACAGCGACTGGCAGACTGGCTGACCGATCTGGCGCCGGAGCAGGCGGCTGCGATCGACGATCTCACCGGCCGGTTTCCCCGCGCCAGGACCATTCTCCTCGGCATCGCCGAAGCCTCTCCCTATCTGTTCGATCTGCTGCGCGCCGACGCCGCGCGCGCCATCCGGTTGCTTGAATGCGAACCGGAGCCGCATCTGGCCCGGCTGATCGAAAAGACCAGCCGCAACGTTTCGGCGGCTTCGAGCGAAGCCGACGTCATGCAACTGCTTCGCCGCATGAAGTCGGAGGCCGCGCTCCTGATCGCGCTGTGCGACATCGGCGGGCTGTGGCCGGTGATGCAGGTGACCGCGGCGCTGACCGATCTCGCGGTCGCCTCGGTGCAGGCGGCGCTGCGCTTCCTGCTGCGGCAGGAAGCCGCACGAGGCAAGCTGCTGCCGCCCAATCCCGATGCCCCGGAGGACGACAGCGGTCTGGTCGTGCTCGCGATGGGCAAGATGGGCGCGGGCGAGCTGAACTATTCCAGCGATATCGATCTGATCGTGTTCTTCGATTCCGAGGCGCCGACGCTGGCGCCGGGCATCGAGCCGCAGACGTTCTTCGTGCGCGTCACCCAGGCTTTGGCGCGGCTGCTGCAGCAGCGCAATGGCGACGGTTACGTGTTCCGGGTCGACCTGCGGCTGCGGCCGGATCCGTCCTCGACGCAGGTGGCGATCTCGATGGCCGCGGCGCTGCATTATTACGAGCGGGAAGGGCGGACCTGGGAACGCGCCGCCATGATCAAGGCGCGGCCCTGCGCCGGCGATGCCAAAGCCGGCGAGGCGCTGGTTGCGGAAATCGCGCCCTTCGTCTGGCGCAAGCATCTGGATTTCGCAGCTCTTGCCGACGTCCACGACATGAAGCGGCAGATGCAGACGTTTCGCGGGCAGAGCGAGATCGCGGTCGAGGGTCACAACGTCAAGGTCGGGCGGGGCGGTATCCGCGAGATCGAGTTCTTCGCCCAGACCCAGCAGTTGATCGCCGGCGGCCGGCACCCGGAATTGCGGGTGCGGCCGACGCTGGAAGCGCTCAAGGTGCTGGCCTCGAGCAACTGGATTACCTTCGCCGCGCGCGACGAGTTGACCGCGGCCTATCATTATCTGCGGCGGGTCGAACACCGCCTGCAGATGGTCGCCGACGAGCAGACCCATGCCTTGCCCGACGAGGTCGAGGCGGTGGAGCGCTTTGCCTGCTTCCTCGGCTATGACAGCCGCGCCGCATTCGCCAGGGACCTGCTCGGCCATCTCAAGGTCGTGCAGGGGCATTACGGCAAGCTGTTCGAGGGCGATCCGACCGGCACGGCGAAATTGCCGGCGGCCGATTACAGCGCCGGTCCCGACGATCCGCGCCTGATCGAACATCTGGTCTCGCTCGGCTTCAAGAAGCCGGTGGTGGTGGCGGGAACCGTGCAGCAATGGATGACCGGCGATTATCGCGCGTTGCGCGTCGAAGCGACCCGGAACGCCTTCGTCGAATTCGTGCCGGGATTGATCGACGGTCTGGCCCGCGCCGAAGAACCCGACAATGCGGTGGCTGCCTTCGACCGCTTCCTGCAGGCGCTGCAGCGCGGCGGGCGGCTGATTTCGCTGCTCAGCCAGAACCGCGACCTGGTCGCGCTGGTGGCGCTGATCCTCGGCGCGGCGCCCCGGCTCGGCGACATGCTGGCGCGGCAACCGCAGATCATGGATGGGCTGATCGATCCGCGCTTCTTCGGCGCCATTCCCGACCGGCAGGAATTATCGGCGCGGCTCGCGGCGACCCTGGCGGACGCGGATTCCTATGAAGAATTTCTCGATCGATTGCGGCTGTTCGGCCAGGAAAGCCTGTTCCTGATCGGCACCCGGATCCTGTCCGGCACGGTGTCCGCCCAGCAGGCCAGCGTCGCCTTCGCCGACGTCGCCGAGGGCATCGTCCATACCGTGCATGGCCTCGTGACCGACCGCTTCGCGGCCCAGCACGGCCGGATCAGGGGGCAGGAGACTGCGATCCTCGCGATGGGCAGGCTCGGCAGCCGCGAGATGACCGCGTCATCCGATCTCGACCTGATCCTGCTCTATGATTTCGACCACGACCATCCGGACTCCGACGGCGAGCGGTCGCTGCACGGCGCCCAGTATTTTGCCCGTTTCACGCAGCGGCTGATCAGCGCCTTTACGACGCGGACCAATTATGGCGTGCTCTACGACGTCGATATGCGGCTGCGGCCGTCGGGGCGCGCGGGCCCGGTGGCCTCGCGGATCGATTCCTTTGCCGACTATCAGGAGCGCGAGGCCTGGACCTGGGAGCATATGGCGCTGACCCGCGCGCGGGTGATTTCGGCGTCGCCGGAATTTCGCGCGCGTATCGAGGCGATCGTTCACGGCGTGCTGACCCGGCCGCGCGACCGCGCCGGCGTCGCCGGCGACGTCGCCGACATGCGCCGCGCCATCGCGCAGGAGAAGGGCGAGGACGATGTCTGGGACCTGAAATACGCAGCCGGCGGCATCGTCGACATCGATTTCATCGCGCAATATCTGCAGCTGGCTCACGCCGCCGACAAGCCCGACATTCTTGACGTCTCCACGCTGCAGGTGCTCGACAACGCCGCGCGGCTCGGCGTGCTGCCGCAATCGTCGGTGGAAATCCTGCGTTCGGCGGCGCGGCTCTATCATGACCTGACGCAGATCCTGCGGCTCTGTGTCAGCGAGAAATTCAAGCCGGAAACCGCGGGCGAAGACCTGTTGCGCGTGATGGCGCGGGCCGGCGATGCCCCGGACTTCTCGTCGCTGGAGGCGCGGGTCAAGGAGACGCAGACCGAAGTGCGCCGGGTGTTTGCGGATCTCGTCGAAGGCCGGAACTAGGATGCCTTCGAGCCAAGTGGATTCGGCAGAGACGAACAGACTCTAAGGGGCCGAGGGCTTGAACGGCTTCCCCCGACTGAGGTAGCGGCCGTAAGATTTGTCGCCAACGAGTTTTCCTTCACGTACGACAAAGCGACCGCGCAGCATCGTCGCGATTGGCCATCCCGTGATCTCCAAACCCTCATAGGGGGTGTAATCAGCTCCGTGATGAAGATCCTTTTGTGACAGGGTTGCTGTTCTCTTGGGATCCCAAATAGCAATGTCTGCGTCATATCCGACGGCAATTGAGCCTTTTCTTGCCAGACCGTAGGTCTTGGCATGATTGGTCGCGGTCAGCCCGACGAACTGGTTCAGCGAAATGCGTCCCTTACTGACACCTTCGGAAAACAAGATTGGAAGTCGTGTCTCGATTCCGGGAATGCCATTTGGAATCCAGCGAAAGCTAGTTCGCGCGTTGGGCGTGAGCTTGCCGGCTTCGTCGTTGTAGCGAAACGGACAATGGTCGGAAGAAAACAGCGAGAAGATGCCTTGTTGAAGCCCTTCCCAGCATGCCTGCTGACTTGCTTTGTCCCGAGGCGGCGGAGAACACACATACTTCGCGCCCTCCATGCCCAGATCCTTCAGGTCGTCTT
The sequence above is drawn from the Bradyrhizobium sediminis genome and encodes:
- a CDS encoding response regulator transcription factor; translation: MRLLIIEDDRESADYLVKAFREVGHVADLAGDGEEGLTLAESGDYDVLVVDRMLPKRDGLSLIGSLREKGDRTPVLILSALGQVDDRIKGLRAGGDDYLPKPYAFAELLARVEVLSRRHGGPAEETTYKVGDLELDRLSHRVARGKDELTLQPREFRLLEYLMKHAGQVVTRTMLLENVWDYHFDPQTNVIDVHISRLRSKIDKGFDRPLLHTIRGAGYMIRDGIR
- a CDS encoding methyl-accepting chemotaxis protein codes for the protein MFANSNLTIRFLIGAVVAALLLLLAIGGGTGFVAVLYLNNQITSLSAEFGALSGPAREHALQIYQQAQTAFSYFLMACVAIAVVASAVCLTTYFAVRNGIIGPLAAIVHAMRQVADQKFETPIPGLGRANEIGLLAGTLEVFKTTGIERQRLTEHELQEAQRQGERSRYLDRKIRDFNDLVANVVGSVASSAVRLKSNAETLSQAANETSTKASAVASAASQASTSVQTVASSAEEMTTSIGTISRRVTDATQRAEGAAAQARKSGDTIHALSEAAERIGAVVQLVQAIASQTNLLALNATIEAARAGEAGKGFAVVASEVKNLAHQTSQATGEISTHVASIQGITGETREAMAEISNIIAEISAIMSGIEVDTAQQRTATLEISKSVQDAARGTLDVSNHIAQITSTSSETGRLASDARDSAVDLSQQAETLKREIDGFILSVRAT
- a CDS encoding cytochrome c-type biogenesis protein, whose product is MRKLIAVSIIVFTAFAASSVRAVQPDEIMSDPAKELRARDLSRELRCMVCQNQSIDDSDAPLARDLRLLVRERIASGDSDSQVIDFLVARYGEFVLLKPRLKPHTLLLWLLPPLALAAGGFALWANSRRRAKSAPAEDDPLFKLTADEEARLSALIPRETPPEKSI
- a CDS encoding bifunctional [glutamine synthetase] adenylyltransferase/[glutamine synthetase]-adenylyl-L-tyrosine phosphorylase, producing MTSSAKGDADQQSLAARFVDGPHVSAPDIAEQRLADWLTDLAPEQAAAIDDLTGRFPRARTILLGIAEASPYLFDLLRADAARAIRLLECEPEPHLARLIEKTSRNVSAASSEADVMQLLRRMKSEAALLIALCDIGGLWPVMQVTAALTDLAVASVQAALRFLLRQEAARGKLLPPNPDAPEDDSGLVVLAMGKMGAGELNYSSDIDLIVFFDSEAPTLAPGIEPQTFFVRVTQALARLLQQRNGDGYVFRVDLRLRPDPSSTQVAISMAAALHYYEREGRTWERAAMIKARPCAGDAKAGEALVAEIAPFVWRKHLDFAALADVHDMKRQMQTFRGQSEIAVEGHNVKVGRGGIREIEFFAQTQQLIAGGRHPELRVRPTLEALKVLASSNWITFAARDELTAAYHYLRRVEHRLQMVADEQTHALPDEVEAVERFACFLGYDSRAAFARDLLGHLKVVQGHYGKLFEGDPTGTAKLPAADYSAGPDDPRLIEHLVSLGFKKPVVVAGTVQQWMTGDYRALRVEATRNAFVEFVPGLIDGLARAEEPDNAVAAFDRFLQALQRGGRLISLLSQNRDLVALVALILGAAPRLGDMLARQPQIMDGLIDPRFFGAIPDRQELSARLAATLADADSYEEFLDRLRLFGQESLFLIGTRILSGTVSAQQASVAFADVAEGIVHTVHGLVTDRFAAQHGRIRGQETAILAMGRLGSREMTASSDLDLILLYDFDHDHPDSDGERSLHGAQYFARFTQRLISAFTTRTNYGVLYDVDMRLRPSGRAGPVASRIDSFADYQEREAWTWEHMALTRARVISASPEFRARIEAIVHGVLTRPRDRAGVAGDVADMRRAIAQEKGEDDVWDLKYAAGGIVDIDFIAQYLQLAHAADKPDILDVSTLQVLDNAARLGVLPQSSVEILRSAARLYHDLTQILRLCVSEKFKPETAGEDLLRVMARAGDAPDFSSLEARVKETQTEVRRVFADLVEGRN
- a CDS encoding heme lyase CcmF/NrfE family subunit, which translates into the protein MIAEAGHYALVLALALALIQSTVPMLGARWRDPALMNVARATALAQLAFVAASFAALVALYIVSDFSVANVFENSHSSKPLLYKITGVWGNHEGSMLLWVSILALFGGLVAAFGNNLPLSLRANVLGVQGWVASAFYLFILITSNPFLRIVSPPIEGRDLNPVLQDIGLAVHPPMLYLGYVGFSISFSFAVAALIEGRIDAAWARWVRPWTLVAWIFLTLGIAMGSYWAYYELGWGGWWFWDPVENASLMPWLAGTALLHSAVVMEKRNALKVWTILLSILTFSLSLLGTFLVRSGVLTSVHAFATDPARGVFILLILCLFIGGSLSLYAWRASALKQGGLFAPISREGALVLNNLFLTSACATVFIGTLYPLALEVLTGDKISVGAPFFNLTFGPLFLPLMVAVPFGPLLAWKRGDLLGAAQRLTAAGIAALIAIAVLWAWSRGGSAFAPLAIGLAVFVIAGALSELAERSGLFRVPLGIAMRRARGLPRATWGTAFAHAGVGVALIGIVCETTWNSEYIGTMKPDDVAKIAGYELKLDGVTQRQGPNFREMLAQFTVRLDGERLSAMTPSKRSFTTRGSSTTEAALLTRGASQLYISLGETNADGAIAVRIYHKPLVLFIWWGPVLMAFGGLLSLSDRRLRVGAPKPAKALRGLQAAE
- a CDS encoding ATP-binding protein, with translation MTAFGKLIRTTAFRLTLVYLLLFALFAASLLGYFAWNTRRLITEQITTTVNAEIGEISDIYARRGLRGLVFTIENRALRPGANLYLVTTPAGVAVAGNVGSLAPGVMASLGWSETAYRRLDEQNTRDHRALVRVTELSSGFRLLIGRDLEERRRLFGIVAKAAQWSLLVVIVLGIGGGIFVARRVLRRIDAMTGTTRRIMAGDLSGRLPVGRSGDELDRLAENLNAMLERIEALMTGLKEVSDNIAHDLKTPLTRLRNRAEEALAKSGSEAEYRSALERTIEESDGLIRTFNALLMIARAESGQARGNMDDFDAADVARGIQELYEPLAEDDGMTLRVKTSPALVHGNRELISQALANLVENAIKYGKPLSSILPLSAGAGAAAAGSEIVIEARRDGASVLLSVTDHGPGIPEADRSHAVERFVRLEASRTQPGSGLGLSLASAVATLHGGELRLGDAHPGLSATLAIPARAGVGDRLAAQTPDVPQKVA
- a CDS encoding Do family serine endopeptidase; this translates as MTERPTDFSSLPSFRQPRHQLFSARKFALMASVVAGLGIAVYGFGPSHGPVDVFTSTAHAQVNSDLSRVQKPVGFADIVERVKPSVISVKININEKVAKDDSAGKDDESPFQPGSPMERFFKRFGGPDGLPPGLRGGPRGGRGPVTGQGSGFFISADGYAVTNNHVVDGADKVEVTTDDGKTYTAKVIGTDPRTDVALIKVAGRTDFPFAKLSDGKPRIGDWVLAVGNPFGLGGTVTAGIVSASGRDIGNGPYDDFIQIDAPVNKGNSGGPAFNTEGEVMGVNTAIYSPSGGSVGIAFSIPASTVKSVINQLKDKGSVSRGWIGVQIQPVTADIADSLGLKKAEGALVAEPQANGPAAKAGIESGDVITAVNGEPVKDARELARTIGGLAPGNAVKLNVLHKGQEKVINLTLGQLPNTIEAKADTDKGGKDGATRGTDVPKLGLTLAPANSVAGAGKDGVVVTEVDPKSPAAERGFKEGDVILEVAGKTVTNAADVREAINAARSDNKNSVLMRIKTGGSSRFVAVPLAKG